The DNA window TGAAGATCTGATTACATCCGAGAGTTTATTGACGGCTGAGAACATTGCGGATATCCGTAATGTTGCCCTTAATGAGCCTCAAACTCGACGATCCTTAGTAAGCACGGATGAAACGGTTGCAATTGTCAACATCACCGTTCAACTCCCTGACATAGATAAAACGGACAAAGTGATTGCCATCAAGCAATTTACACAAAAGCTTGTTGAAGAATATCAAACCAACTACCCAAATCTTACTTTCTATCAAAGCGGCCAAGTCGCAATGAACTATGCGTTTATCGACGCCTCTCAAAGCGATTTTTCCACGCTTGTACCCTCTATGTTATTGGTCATCATGGTCTTTTTGGGACTTTTGCTGCGAAGTTTTGCTGCTGTCGTTTATACGCTCATCGTGATCATCGGTGCTGTTGTTGCAACACTCGGGATAGCAGGCTGGCTTGGTATGTTTTTGAGTACAGCTACGGTTAACGTACCAACAATGGTGTTAACGATTGCCGTTGCCGATTGCGTACATATTCTTGCCGCAATCCGTCATCACATGCGTACTGGCGCAAATAAATCAGATGCAATCCGTTTGAGTCTGCAAAGTAATTGGCTTCCGGTGATCATTACCTCTGTTACGACAGCGCTTGGCTTCCTTGTGATGAATTCCCTCGATGTTCCAATCATCCGAGATTTAGGAAACCTGTCTGCACTAGGTGTAATGCTTGCTTGTGTCTTGTCACTTACGCTCTTACCGGCATTGGTACACGTTCTACCATTTAAACCAAGTATGAAGTCTAACTCGACGGGTTCACTGCGTTTTTCTCAATTCGCAGATTGGCTTATAGCAAAAAAAGTCCTGCTCACCGCGACATCGGTCATTTTAGTAATCGCTGCGGCTGTCGCGGTTGGTCAAAATCGGATCAATGACGAAGCTGTTAAATATTTTGCACAAGGCACCGAGTTTCGAGATGCAACGGATTTTATGGAACAGCATTTAAGTGGTATGACAACAGTAAGCATTGCTCTCGACAGCGGACAAAGTGACGGAATTAGCGCTCCCGATTTTCTGCAAACGCTAGAGCATCTAACCACCTGGCTGCGCTCGAAAGAACAAGTGCATCACGTCACGAGCCTTGCTGACACCTTTAAACGGTTGAACATGAACCTCCATGGTGACGATATTCATGCTTATACGCTACCGAATGACAGAGAACTCGCGGCTCAATACTTATTGATGTACGAGATGTCCCTTCCCTATGGCCTGGATTTGAATAATCAGGTGAATATCGACAAATCCGCCGTCAAGTTGCAACTCACATTGGCTAATCAAGGGAGCAAAGAACTCGTCGCCATCGAAGCGGAAATTCGAACATGGCTCAATTTGAATGCAGCCAACTATCAAGCTCAAATTTCTAGCCCGAGTCTGATGTTTGCGCATATCGGTGAGATAAACATGAAAAGCATGTTGCAATCGTTGCCGATGGCTTTGTTACTCATTTCCGGTTTGTTGGTGTTTTCGTTGCGATCACTTAGGTTAGGTCTTATTAGCTTAGTTCCAAATCTCGTGCCTGCGATTTTGGGTTTTGGTTTATGGGGACTTTACAGCGGTGAGATCAATTTAGGGTTAAGCGTAGTCGTGACGCTTACGCTTGGGATCGTTGTTGATGATACCGTGCATTTTTTGAGTAAATACCAATACGCGAAGCAGCAAGGTCTCTCGACGGAAGGGGCGATTCGCTATGCGTTTACCACGGTCGGCCGTGCTCTCTTAATTACAACCTGTGTACTTGTGGCTGGCTTTACAATGTTAGGCACCTCCGCATTTCGCCTGAACTCAGATATGGGGCAGCTCAGTGCACTTGTCATTTTTATCGCGCTAATTGTGGATTTTATTCTTCTGCCTTGCATGTTGCTTTGGTTCGATAACTCAGGCAGTGACGAAGTCGTTGAGTCTAATGAAGTAATTACAACTAACGAACCACAACTGATCAGCAAATATTAATAAAAAGGGCAACACGATGAACATGAACACAATTATTTCAAGTCTCTTAGTAGCGGGTAGCATAATTTTTGCGGTGACAAATACTTTTGCTATCGCAAACGAGGAACAAGGCATCATTATCGCTACGAAACGCAAACAACTTGATAGTGGTTGGGGTGATAGCCAAGCAAGTATGACGATGCTGCTGACGAACGCTAATGGAGATACCAGCGAGCGTCGCTTACGAATGAAAATGCTCGAAGTAGAAAATGACGGAGACAAAGGCCTCACCATCTTTGACACACCTTTAGATGTGAAAGGAACGGCTTTCTTAAACTTCTCTCACGCCACCGAAGCAGACGAGCAATGGCTGTATTTGCCCGCACTTAAGCGAGTAAAACGTATTGCATCAAGAAATAAATCCGGTCCCTTTATGGGGAGCGAATTTGCGTACGAAGATCTTAGCTCCTTTGAATTAGCTAAATACCAGTTCAATTATCTGGGAGAACAATTGCTAAGCAACCAAAGTACATTCCTGCTTGAGCAAATCCCTGTGGATAAAAATTCGGGATATACCAAGCAACTCGTTTGGCTAGATAAACAACATTATCAACCACTTAAAGTAGAATACTATGACCGCAAAGGCGCTCTTCTGAAAACCCTCACTCTACGTGATTATCAAATGCATCTGGGTAAATTTTGGCGTGCTCACTCGTTAGAAATGGACAATGTGCAAACTCACAAAGCTACTCGCCTTACGACTGAGAGTCTGGAATTCTCGCAAGGACTTGCAATCAGTGACTTTAACCAAGCAAGCTTACAGCGTTCGAGGTAATGATGACATTAAAACCCTCTCGAGGTTTTGTTAGTCTATCGTTTTGTCTGGGTGCATTCAGCACCCAGATTGCCGCAAATCCAGAGATAGACTTTCATGGCGAAATACAAGTAGACCAGCGGAATTTCCTGCAGCCGAAAAATACTGAACTTGAAGGAGCCGTCAATCGAATCCAAAACAGTTTGATGCTAGAAGCGGAATGGCTTTGGCAAAATGACGGTCATATTGTTAACTTCAAACCATTTGTTCGTATCGACAGCCATGACTCAAAGCGCACCCATGCCGACATTCGCGAACTACAGTGGCTTCACTACTGGCAAGATTATGAAATTAGCGTGGGCATTGGGCGCGTGTTTTGGGGGGTCACCGAGTCCACCCATCTTGTTGACGTAATAAACCAAACCGATGGTGTTGAAGGACTAGACGGTGAAGACAAACTTGGGCAGCCAATGCTTCGCTTTAAAACGGTGAAAGACTGGGGGACCTTGGACTCATACTTATTGCCGTATTTTCGGGAACGCACTTTTGCGAACAAAGTTAGTCGACTATCACTACTGTTTGATTTGGATAGTAATGTACGATACGAATCATCACGCCGCGAACATCATTTTGATTATGCGCTTAGGTACAGCAACAGCGTTGAGACTTGGGATTTTGCCCTCTCCTATTTCAAGGGCACAAATCGCGACCCGGAATTTATGCCCTTACAGAATTCTGTTGTGCCTTTTTATACTCAGATGCAACAAATTGGTTTAGAGCTGCAAAATGTATCGGGAGATTGGCTCTGGAAGCTTGAAGCTCGTTATCGAAACAGTATACGCAGTGAGTCCGCTGCTACGGCAGGGTTTGAATACACACAAGTTGGTGTATTCGATAGTGTCTACGACTTAGGCTGGATAACAGAATATTCTTACGACAATCAGGACGTTGCATTAAATCAAAACGATATATTTATTGGTTGGCGTTTGGCACTGAATGACGCAAATGGGAGCGAAATTTTGTTTGGTATCAGCCAAGACCTCGATAAATCGGAGCAAGCAATAAAATTAGAAGCTTCGGGTCGCCTTGGAGAAAGGTGGAAATGGCAAATTGAAGGTTGGGCGTTTTCAACAAACAACGTTGAGAGCCCACTTTACGTTTTGGAATCAGACGACTTTATAGCACTTTCAATAAGTTACTTTTTTTAGTTTAATGCATCGACTGGATTTGGCGAACCAGTCAGTTATCCATGTCGATGCTATCTGAAACAAAAACACGCGTGTTTCAGCGAATACCATAACCAATTTTATTTTAGAGCATTGAAAGCAACTGTTTAGTCATCGCCAGTATATTCGCTTCCTTTTCATAAATGTTTTCACATTCACTCGTTACAAAGATGTCGGATAACCAGAGTTTCAGTTCATCAGACAGAGATTCAAGCACGGCAACCGGGAAAATTTCATTGCAATCTACGTGTCTCAGTTGTTTAGCGAGCTCATCCAGCACAATGGCGGCGTCATTAAATTCGTAGAAGAAGTAAAGGCTGCTAGACAAATACCCAAACGCATTGGAAATTTTTTCGATGTTTGATAAATCCAATTCACGAGAGTTAATTAACTCAATCTCTAATAATATATCGTCAATGTTGTCGAAAATTGACTGGATATCATCTTCTTCAAAGGTATTACGTGATAAAAACTTTTCTGAGGACAACGGTTCTTTGGTTTTAGTCACCTGAGCTTCGTTATCCGTATCAATATCAAAGAACAAATCTTCGAAAGGGTCTTCAAACAATTCAACCCCTTCAAAGAGCACGGTGCTGTAATATTTTTCATTCTCCATAATCTGCGAAACGATTTGTTCGCTGACTTCAACTTTGGATTTGTTGTTACGTATGTGTTCTTTAAACAATTCATTCGACTTCTTCATTTGCTCAATAAGACGTGTCTGTCTTGATAAATCCTTTTGCACCATAAAGTAATGAGTTACTTCTCCATCTTCATCACGAATGTCAGAAATACTCCACTGAACCGGGAAAAAACTACCGTCCTTTTTATAACTCACAGATGACCCAAAGAAACAGCCCTTTTCCGCCAACTGTTTTTTTACTTGGTCAATAAGCTTTTGGTCACTCAGAGGTCCCTTAAAAATGGCGGGCGACATCCCTACAATTTCCGCGAGCTGATAGCCCATTTGCTGACAAAATTCATCGTTTGCATAGATAATTTTTAGGCCTTTTGAAATATCACTATCCGTAATGACTAGGGCAAGATGAGACTCAATTACAAGATGACGCAAAAAATTCAACGCTGACGTCTTTACCAGTAATTGGGAGAAAAAGAGATTTTCTTCTAGTGCCGAATTGATGATATTAGTCATAGTGCAAAGCCTCTAAACAGAACGTTACGCAGAACGCTTACTAAATTCATGCACCCTTAACTCCACGATAAGCCTGCATGCTTAAGTCAAAAAACGAACAAGTTAATCAATTAAGATTAGCTGTACAATACTGTACTCATCCTTATTAACTATAGGCTATTTTTTAGACAAAAACACCTCTTATTTACAAACCTCATTCATCACGCTGTTTATATTGAATTTATATAGTTTCAATCAACGTACAACGTCAGTCCAAACCACTCTAACACCCGTTCGAAAACAACCTAAAAACACCAACCTTAATCGTTTCAGGTAAATTAAGAAAGCCACTTATCTGAGAATTTATCGTATGCAATTCGAATGGATTATTTATAGTGAGGTTCATAACTATTAGTATAGATATGATTCACAGGCCAAACCAAAGTGGCTAGGCCTGTGTAGGATGTGAGACCGTTTAGAAATTGATTATTGTTGAAACCGCTTCTTCATCCGAGGTTTCGATAGACATTTTAATCGTACGCTCTGTCCAATCGATATCCAGTAACCCGTAATTGCTTCCCGATTTGTTGATGAGATGACGATTACCCGTCGTTAACGAAGCCATATTTTCACTGACTACGCCCACTTGGCCAGTCGGAATAATGGCGCCAGAAGGAGCACAGTTACCCCATTCTCCTTTCACTCCATTACCGTTATTGTCTACTTGGGTGTAACACCAAGGTTTATCGTTATCACGTGTTGTACAACCTTGATACGTAACACCTGCGTATTTGAAAGGCAGTTTACATTCATTAGTAAATTTCCCGTTACCGTTCGAGTCCGCATAAATAGGTAATCTTAATGGATTTTCAATATGATAAGGCCAATTTTGGCCAAATCCTGAAGCCGTGATCTCATATACCCTTGCTTCTTTGCCAAATTGGTTACTTGCAGGAATTCGTTTTTCTAGTAGCTCACCCCAATGCTGATCGCCTGAAACAAAAATTACTGCCTTTGTTTTGCTGTCGTTAATTGACTTCTGCACCATTCTGAGCAGTTTTTCCCTTTCCTGAGGGATCTCAGCCCAAGATTCATAACTGGTACCAGACATCGTTTGTTCATTTAGTGATGCCACCGCTTGAGTGAATTTCTGACCATTGCCATAGGCACAGTATGTCGATTTATTGCGACCTTGGTTTAATGGTGGGAGAACTTGAATACCACTGGAGATCACCTTGATCTCACTTGCTTTATTTAACTCATCTTGTAGCCACTGCCATTGCTTTTCACCTAGCATAGTACTGTTATCACCTTCACATGTTCCATAATTTGAAAACGTCGGTGAACGAAAATAACGTGCGTCTAGGTTAATCACGTGAGTCGTCTGTCCTTTTGGACCGACTATTTTTGCACTATAAACACCTTCTTGGCCGTTATAACGTGGGTCGTCGGCAGGAATATCAAAATGACGTAAGAACTCCCGTTGGCTTTCTACTCGTTTAGGGTAATGCTTACCATCATTATTACTCCCAAAATCATGATCATCCCACGTGGCCATGACAGGAATATTTGCTGACAAAAACTTTTGATATTCCGTATTCCGCTTCTTATCATCGTATTTTTGGCGCATATAATTCATGTCTGTTGTATCTGCGTAGATATTGTCACCCATCCACAAAAACAGATCGGGTGACTGTGATACAACTTTGCTCATCGCTGCTGGCATATCTCCTTGTGTTTTGAAACAAGAACCAACTGCAATACGTTTTAATGTTGAGTTCTCCGAAACCATGGTATGAGAACGTAGAGGCTCAGGTTGAGGTTCCTCGATTTCACATTCTTCCCAGGCGCTATCGCCTACGTAGCACCAAGGTGCAGTATGCGCTTCGGTCGTGCAACCATAAAAAGTTTCCCCTTGGTAATTCGATGGCGATAAACAACGTTTACCCGTCACTGATTTAAACTCTGGAATTGTTTCAACTCGAACATTTCCCCAAGTCGAGCCCTCAATTGCACTTTTCAAATAGCACCATTGCCCACCACTGTTGTTTTTATTAGTTGTACCAAAATAGCTAGCACCTAAGTACTCAAAACTAGTTTTACATTGTTCATAATGAACTTCAGGCGCAGCATGAGCCAGGCTTACCAACAGACCCGAGAGCGCAGACAGTAGATATTTTTTCATTGTTTTAAGAGTTCCTTGGTCGTAATCATGCCCACGCCTCTGATGACGAGCATTCAAATAAAAGTGGATATGATGAAAGATTTACTGCTTCCCTTGCAAAGTACTCATTCCTTCGAGGCTGCAGAGAATATAGGAACATCATTAACAATTTGTTAAACTAATATGGCACTAATAATTTAGTTGAGGTGTTTTGAATGAGTGGGAAATGCAATTTAGAGTTTGTGGAATTGGCTTAACTTGACATTCTATCAAAGCGTTTGAGACGTCGATGCTCGCATCGCTCAAGAATTGCTTGCTTTTGTTCCGGGTTACTCTCGTGCCAGTTGAGTATTTCAGCCAGCGTTCTGTAGCAACCAACACACACGTTACGTTCGTCAAGACAACAATGACGGATACAGGGGTTGTCAGGAGTTTGAGATATGGATTTGCTCATTGCAGTAAACTGAAAATGTTCGCTAGACAAAGTGTAGTTTAAAATGAGGAAGAAAATAGCTTTGGGAGTAAGTAAAATGGAGGCGGAACCCGGAGTCGAACCGAGGTAGACGGATTTGCAATCCGCTGCATGGCCACTCTGCCATTCCGCCGTTCAATGAGATTGGAGCGAGTAACGAGGTTCGAACTCGTGACCTCAACCTTGGCAAGGTTGCGCTCTACCAGCTGAGCTATACTCGCAATCCAGAGTACGATTATATTAGTAGGTCTTACATAAATACAATCGAAAAGAAACTTTTAGACTAAATCTAAAATGGTGCCCGGGGCCGGACTTGAACCGGCACGCTGTTACCAGCGAGGGATTTTAAATCCCTTGTGTCTACCAATTTCACCACCCGGGCATCGGGTGTGAAAGCAATTGGAGCGAGTAACGAGGTTCGAACTCGTGACCTCAACCTTGGCAAGGTTGCGCTCTACCAGCTGAGCTATACTCGCGTACCGATGGTTCGCGACTGGCGTTCCAATTTAGCCTGAAAATTTAACTTTCGTTAAATGGTGCCCGGGGCCGGACTTGAACCGGCACGCTGTTACCAGCGAGGGATTTTAAATCCCTTGTGTCTACCAATTTCACCACCCGGGCATCGGGCTGCTTTCGCATGTGAAGTGTTGAGAAATGGAGGCGGAACCCGGAGTCGAACCGAGGTGGACGGATTTGCAATCCGCTGCATGGCCACTCTGCCATTCCGCCACTTTATTCGAGAACTTGGAGCGAGTAACGAGGTTCGAACTCGTGACCTCAACCTTGGCAAGGTTGCGCTCTACCAGCTGAGCTATACTCGCATTCTCGAGGGCGTCTGCCTCTCAACACGGACGCATTCTACAGATTCTTTTGAACGCGTCAACATAAAATATGAATGTTTTGAACTGTTTGCTTAATTTTTATCTAGTTTGGTTTTTCTTTAATCGTTCGTTATCAAGATTTAATCAATTCAGAACGAGCTGCTGCTAAATATTGGATCATCGAGCTAAGAGTTAGTACCGTTGCGATGGCTAAAAGTGCGTAACTTAAGTAGATCATCCAAGTATCAAATTGCCAAATCAAACCAATAATTGCCAACATTTGTGCGGCTGTTTTCCATTTGCCCATATTTGATACTGCAACATTGCCTCTTTTACCCTGCTCAGCCATCCACTCGCGCAGTGCAGAAATAACAATCTCACGACTAATAATTACCACAGCCGCAATCGTAATAAAGATATTTTGATAATAAGTAGCAAGAACAACTAAAGCAGCACTGACCATCACCTTGTCTGCAACAGGATCGAGAAAAGCACCAAATGGAGTCGACTGTTCGAGTTTGCGTGCTAGATAACCATCAAGTATGTCTGTTACGGACGCAAGCCAAAACGTAAATGCAGCGGCAAAGAATGCCCATGAATACGGCAAATAAAATGCAACGACAAATACAGGGATTAGGAAAAGACGAAAGGTCGTCAATATATTAGGAATATTCCACATAGCGCTGAGTATAACTTCTTTTTCTTTATGTTCGCATGAAAGCTTAAGCTTTGTCATGCAAATGGTTAAATATCTTTTCAGCCATTTCAGGACTGATCCCCGGTACTTGTTTTAGCTGCTGCACGTTCGCAGCCATTACTCCCTGCATACCCCCTAAAAACTTCAATAACGCTTGACGGCGCTTCTGTCCAACACCAGCAATTTCCTCAAGCAAAGATTGAGTACGTTGCTTTTGGCGTTTATTTCTATGTCCAGCTATCGCAAATCGGTGAGATTCATCTCGTATATGTTGAATTAAATGTAGTGCGGGTGAATCACTTTCTAGGTTGACTGTTTTGCGCCCGCCATCTATCAACAGCGTTTCTAAACCAGGCTTTCGACTTGTCCCTTTCGCAACTCCAACGAGCAATGGCATTTTATCCTGTGTCCAAGACTCAAAAAACTCTTCAGCACGTCCCAATTGTCCTTTTCCCCCGTCGATAAAAATCACATCAGGGATTTTTTCCGTTTCCGCTACTTTGCCGTAACGCTTTTTAAGAGCAAAACTCATTGCGGCATAATCATCACCCGGTGTAATTCCTTCCACATTGTAACGACGATACTCTTTATTGTTTGGCCCATTTCCATCGAAAACGACGCAAGACGCAATGGTGTTTTCACCCATTGTGTGGCTGATATCAAAACACTCCATCCGCTCAATTTCAGAGAGCTCTAATGCCTCTTTTAAAAGTGCGTAACGAACACTAATTGCTTCTTGAGCACTCTGCTTAACCGTAAGCGCATTGTGTGCATTTTTATTTGCGAGATTCAGGTATTGTAAGCGTTCACCTCGAACATTCGCACGAATTGTGACTTTTCGCTTAGCTACCTCGCTAAGTGCGTCAATTAGAGCTTGCTGTTCTTCAATCTCAAAAGGTAAAACAATGTCAGACGCGATACGGCCATTGCCTTGAGTGGAGAGATAGTATTGACCAATAAAACTTTCAACGATTTCATTAGCTGAGGCATCTTTTGGCACTTTTGGAAAATACGTTCTAGTACCGAGTATTTTGTGGTCACGAATCGCTAAAACATGAATCGCACACAACCCATGCAATTGCCCAAATCCGATGACGTCCATTTCAGGAAAATTGCCACTTACGGACTGTTGCTCTTGCATTTGACGAAGCAGCGCGATTTGATCTCGGAATTTTGCTGCCTCTTCAAACTGTAAGGACAAACTCGCCTTTTCCATTTTACTAATAAGTGAAGCAATTACATCTTGTGAGCGTCCACTCAAAAATTGCTTTACCATCGTAACTTGGTCTTGATATTCCTCATCGCTCACAA is part of the Pseudoalteromonas xiamenensis genome and encodes:
- a CDS encoding MMPL family transporter; this translates as MSLPYGLDLNNQVNIDKSAVKLQLTLANQGSKELVAIEAEIRTWLNLNAANYQAQISSPSLMFAHIGEINMKSMLQSLPMALLLISGLLVFSLRSLRLGLISLVPNLVPAILGFGLWGLYSGEINLGLSVVVTLTLGIVVDDTVHFLSKYQYAKQQGLSTEGAIRYAFTTVGRALLITTCVLVAGFTMLGTSAFRLNSDMGQLSALVIFIALIVDFILLPCMLLWFDNSGSDEVVESNEVITTNEPQLISKY
- a CDS encoding outer membrane lipoprotein-sorting protein, which encodes MNMNTIISSLLVAGSIIFAVTNTFAIANEEQGIIIATKRKQLDSGWGDSQASMTMLLTNANGDTSERRLRMKMLEVENDGDKGLTIFDTPLDVKGTAFLNFSHATEADEQWLYLPALKRVKRIASRNKSGPFMGSEFAYEDLSSFELAKYQFNYLGEQLLSNQSTFLLEQIPVDKNSGYTKQLVWLDKQHYQPLKVEYYDRKGALLKTLTLRDYQMHLGKFWRAHSLEMDNVQTHKATRLTTESLEFSQGLAISDFNQASLQRSR
- a CDS encoding PAS domain-containing protein gives rise to the protein MTNIINSALEENLFFSQLLVKTSALNFLRHLVIESHLALVITDSDISKGLKIIYANDEFCQQMGYQLAEIVGMSPAIFKGPLSDQKLIDQVKKQLAEKGCFFGSSVSYKKDGSFFPVQWSISDIRDEDGEVTHYFMVQKDLSRQTRLIEQMKKSNELFKEHIRNNKSKVEVSEQIVSQIMENEKYYSTVLFEGVELFEDPFEDLFFDIDTDNEAQVTKTKEPLSSEKFLSRNTFEEDDIQSIFDNIDDILLEIELINSRELDLSNIEKISNAFGYLSSSLYFFYEFNDAAIVLDELAKQLRHVDCNEIFPVAVLESLSDELKLWLSDIFVTSECENIYEKEANILAMTKQLLSML
- a CDS encoding alkaline phosphatase D family protein; translation: MKKYLLSALSGLLVSLAHAAPEVHYEQCKTSFEYLGASYFGTTNKNNSGGQWCYLKSAIEGSTWGNVRVETIPEFKSVTGKRCLSPSNYQGETFYGCTTEAHTAPWCYVGDSAWEECEIEEPQPEPLRSHTMVSENSTLKRIAVGSCFKTQGDMPAAMSKVVSQSPDLFLWMGDNIYADTTDMNYMRQKYDDKKRNTEYQKFLSANIPVMATWDDHDFGSNNDGKHYPKRVESQREFLRHFDIPADDPRYNGQEGVYSAKIVGPKGQTTHVINLDARYFRSPTFSNYGTCEGDNSTMLGEKQWQWLQDELNKASEIKVISSGIQVLPPLNQGRNKSTYCAYGNGQKFTQAVASLNEQTMSGTSYESWAEIPQEREKLLRMVQKSINDSKTKAVIFVSGDQHWGELLEKRIPASNQFGKEARVYEITASGFGQNWPYHIENPLRLPIYADSNGNGKFTNECKLPFKYAGVTYQGCTTRDNDKPWCYTQVDNNGNGVKGEWGNCAPSGAIIPTGQVGVVSENMASLTTGNRHLINKSGSNYGLLDIDWTERTIKMSIETSDEEAVSTIINF
- a CDS encoding DUF1289 domain-containing protein yields the protein MSKSISQTPDNPCIRHCCLDERNVCVGCYRTLAEILNWHESNPEQKQAILERCEHRRLKRFDRMSS
- the pgsA gene encoding CDP-diacylglycerol--glycerol-3-phosphate 3-phosphatidyltransferase, whose product is MWNIPNILTTFRLFLIPVFVVAFYLPYSWAFFAAAFTFWLASVTDILDGYLARKLEQSTPFGAFLDPVADKVMVSAALVVLATYYQNIFITIAAVVIISREIVISALREWMAEQGKRGNVAVSNMGKWKTAAQMLAIIGLIWQFDTWMIYLSYALLAIATVLTLSSMIQYLAAARSELIKS
- the uvrC gene encoding excinuclease ABC subunit UvrC — its product is MAVFDHKLFLKTLSTEPGVYRMYDGESQVIYVGKAKNLKKRVSSYFRSNITDSKTRVLVSNIQHIDVTLTNTETEALILESNLIKKYQPRYNILLRDDKSYPYIFLSAHKHPRLAFHRGSRKAKGDYFGPYPSSAAVSDSLRLMQKIFPVRQCEDAYYRARSRPCLQHQLKRCSAPCVGIVSDEEYQDQVTMVKQFLSGRSQDVIASLISKMEKASLSLQFEEAAKFRDQIALLRQMQEQQSVSGNFPEMDVIGFGQLHGLCAIHVLAIRDHKILGTRTYFPKVPKDASANEIVESFIGQYYLSTQGNGRIASDIVLPFEIEEQQALIDALSEVAKRKVTIRANVRGERLQYLNLANKNAHNALTVKQSAQEAISVRYALLKEALELSEIERMECFDISHTMGENTIASCVVFDGNGPNNKEYRRYNVEGITPGDDYAAMSFALKKRYGKVAETEKIPDVIFIDGGKGQLGRAEEFFESWTQDKMPLLVGVAKGTSRKPGLETLLIDGGRKTVNLESDSPALHLIQHIRDESHRFAIAGHRNKRQKQRTQSLLEEIAGVGQKRRQALLKFLGGMQGVMAANVQQLKQVPGISPEMAEKIFNHLHDKA